Part of the Sulfobacillus acidophilus DSM 10332 genome, TGGGCTGCGACGCCGTGTAATGCGACGGGTGGACCATACGACATGGGCTGGCGCTTGGGTAGCCTTCCGCCAGCCAGCGAGGTGGGGGGAGAGCCGCATGCAGTCGTCAAAATGCCGCTTAAGGCCAAGAAAAACATCAAACGCTTCATGGTCACTCTCCTACACCGATCGGCGTAATACAAACGCCTATTCTCGCCAAAATGTGACGGGTTAGGTGCCGATCATCATTTGATGCAAGTCTGCCAGATTAATCTAAACACGTCACTGATGGTGAGGCTGGCAACACGTATCCGTCTAAACCAACTTGTTGATTCGTCGTAAAAAACCCATACGGCACCGACCTGTCAGGATTAAAGGATTCGGATTGAACCAGGTAGTCGTGCGTAAAGCCATAGCATGAGAGCCAACCGTGAACTGAATATGAACGCCACTATTCGACGATGTGCACGTAATTGTACCATTCCGAACTGAAGGTTCGGACCATTCCCGTGAAAGGCGCATAGGTTGAACGGTACAAGGTAGGTCTATATATTAGATTTAACAAATTGTCGGTTGATCTTCAATCGAAAGAGATCCATCAGGGAGGGAAAGGTTGAAGCAACGTCCGATAAGACACATTTTTACCATGCAGGTGTCAAATCGCGTCGGAAGAAAGCCTGGCACCAAAACAGGAACTTCCTGGTCCCTCCAATAACTGGATGAGTTGACATAATCCAGTAGCATTGGAGGTTTTTGTATGCCGCAGTACTTTCGGGCCCAGCCCCGGCCCCGGGGTGGTACAGTATGCCAATGTCCCGAGTGTTTGAACCCGATTATACCCTCCTTAAGTTATCCCCATGCCACCCCATATCGCTGTGTCGTATGTGATGCCGAGTGTCACGGCGCGGCGATGCCGGGGGCTCTCTGCTGGGATTGCTACAAGATGGCGACGTGGTGGCTGGGCTTTTTGCTAGATGGCATTCGCATGGCAACCGGCACATGGCGCCATCCCTTTTGGGAAGAGTCCGAGTACTGGCGATGGATAGGAGGATATGGAAATGATGATGAATCCAACGACACGCCTGTGGCGCCGGCTGCAATTACACGCCCAGCGCCTCGGGCAGATCATCAATCTACTGGCGGCCGCGCAATCGCGGCCGGACGATCCGGCCCTCCACCGACGGGCGCTCCGGGACCTCTTAGCACAACTGGACGGGTGGACGTGGGATCTGGAGATCGCGTACCGGCAACTGGCGGACGGCCGACTTCCGGCCGGCAAAGCCGAAGCCGGACTGATGGCGGCGTGGGAGCGGCTCGAGGCCGGCCTCGCGGAATGGGGCGCAGCGTGGTGGGATACCGGTACTGGACAACCGGCGAGATTGACCAGCTCATCGACGCCTATAGCGCCGGCGCCACGGCCCGGGAAGTAGCCGCCACCCTCGGGCGCTCCTACCAGTCGGTCCGCAACAAAATCCAGGAACTCGGGCTGACGCACGCCGAGGAGGGACGCCATGCTCTGGGTTAAACGCTGCACGATCTGGACGTGCGAACTAGACGACGACATCGTATGGGCCGATGCCGGGGAACGGATTGAGACGGAGATCATACGCCATCAAGATTGGTTCCACGGCGGTCGGCGGGATACGCCGGGCCGGATACGCTACTGGCGGATTTATGGAGGGGGAGGGAAATCGGATGTTAGCACTGAACGCCGCGCTCTGGGGGATTGATCCCGATGACTATACCGGGAGCGTGCAGGGCGCCTATATGGCCGCGAATACCTGTGATGGGTGTGGTCACTTTTTGTGCGGTCGCGGCTGGCACTATCGGCCGGATTGGGTCTTGTGCGAACGCTGTCACACGTACGTGCAATGGGGGGAGGGATTGGAGTGAACGAGGAGACGCCGGCCAAAACGGTGGCCCACCTTGAGTTCCACTGGTGGCTCGTCCAGACACAAAAGCAGGTTTACATGGACATCAAATCAGGGGGCCGTCGTGATCTATTGTGGGAAGGACTCACGATAGCGATCGATCAAATCGCGCAAACAGAAGCCATGTCCATGGCACAAGCGTTGGGGCGGCTAGCCATGATTTATCGGGAAAACGCCTCGGAGTGGCATCCCGTACGGGTGGAGGGATAAGCATGAATGATGAACTGGAACTGAGGCTAAGGGATATTGATCTCTCCCTGAATGCGATCACCGTTCGCCTCGAGGAAATCCGCGACACGCTAGGCGACCTGGGGACAGGCCAGGTGACCTACCTGAATCAACGACTCATCATGGACACGGCGGCGGTGATAGGAGACCGCTTCGAGACTATCCAAATGGGACTTCCGGCCGTCTTTTTCGTGCCAGGGAAAGACGGTCCCAAGAAGCTGAAAGTCGCGCTACAGATGTCCGAAAGCCTGCTCGGACAGAAACTCTGGACATACTCGCTGCAATTGGAAGACGGCGGCACTACGAATGTGAGCGCACTTGAAAGAGGTGTGGCCCGTGAGCGAGCTTTAATGACCTTATTCGATATAATTCGCTCCGCTATGGGAATCGACCGGGGCCAAGGAAAGGAGTAGTCCGATATGGTGAAAAAAGAGAACGTGTTTCCCTTATATGATCATACAATCGGCTTGCCGTGGGACAACTGGCCGCTCTTTTTGGACTACTTGGCTGAATGGATGCGATACGCCGCGGAAGATGAACCTAGTTACTTCGTCATCTTAGATGGTTTGGCGTCCAAAACGATGGTCATGGTTAAAAGTCCTACGGTTGACGAAGCCCCCGACGACTCGCAATACGTGACCTTAGTGGTCGACGCAGATGCCCTGTACATGGTGTGGCATCTGGTCGGCCAGGTGTTGAAAACGGTATCGGCCCAAGCAGAGCGGCAATTCCGATTAGCCATTGGCTGGGAACCACCGGACAATTTCAGGGTGATGTGGAACTTGAGCCGGGAGGAGGATTTGGAGTGATGCGGTATGACGGGAACGGGCGCCTTCGCGTTACAAATGAGGATTCCGGGTACATGGTTTATGCGGATATTGTCCAGGGCGTCGCCAAATTTGCTTTGGCGATCCCATGGGGTCAGGACACGAGCCCGATACGTGGCAATTTTCGGTTAGACGACATGAACCTTGAGGACATCGGCATGTTCGAAAAAGTGCTGATGCAAACCCGGATAGCCGAGCTAGAGCGCAAGTTGGCCGAAAGAACTCATGAAAACGCAGAAATTAACCGCGTGAAGACGTACTACGCCAGTAAAATTCAAACCCTACGGGCCGATTTACAAAAGGTGAGTGCCCGTATCCTCGATAGTCTCAGTACTGAAGAGCTGATCAGTGCCCTTGTGAAGCGTGCCGGCTGGATGCACCTGGTAGCCGATATAGCCGACGCATGGAAACGGGAGAGTACCGGCGAAGAGGAGTAGTGGCGATGGCCCTGGCTTCACATATACTTGATACTTTGGAACAAGTCGGGTCAATTCCAAACAGCGGCCGGCTCGATTACGAAACATGGCTCGGGCGGGCGGTCGAACGGAACGGCCGCCTAGCGGGCCGGCTGGGCGTGGTGCGAGAAGGCGACTGGCTGGGCCGGGAGGATCGGCAGAAGTTGCGGCGCAAGGCGCACGCTTTGCGCCTCTGCTCCCGTGAGCGGTGGATCCAGTTCACGCCGGGCGGCCAGGCCGTGCCCGGGCCGCGCATCCATTGTGGCGACCGGCTATGCCCAGTCTGCACGGCCCGGCGGACGCACCGCTGGCAAGACCGGCTCAAGGGATGGGTGACGCCGGACGGGCGAACGCGGCGGGATGGCACCGGGCGACTCAAAGGGACGCGCACATGGGATGAGATTACGGCCGATGCGGCGGCGAAAGCGTGGCGCGTCCTGCGGTCCGGGCAGCCGGCTGACGACATGGCCGTCCAGTTGGCGGCTATAGACCAAGCCGCCCACCAGGAAGCCGCAACCCGGGTGGATAGCCTCTATCTCCGGTTCGCCACGCTCACGATACCTAACATCCCTCATGTGTGGATGCTGGGCATCGGCCGCGACATCCTCGATACTGTTCTGTTGCGGCCATTCCGACGCATGTGGGACGCCATCAAGCGGCGCCGGAACCGGGCCAAGAAAAAGGAGCTGCGCACAACGTATGATCCGGGCCGCCGGCAAAGCTACGCCGCGATCCAACGAGCCCGGCAGGGCCAACGCCGGCACTGGACGTGGCGCCGGCCTAAAGGCCGGCACTACCTCCTCGGGTTGAGTTATCTGACGCGGTGGCTCGGGCATGTCATCGCCGGCGAGACGACACACACTCCGAAGACCGGCTATCATCCCCACCTGCATATCTTGATATGGAGCCGCCGGCCCTATCTCTCGCAGGGGATCTTACGCCATGTCTGGCGGCATTATACCGGGAATCCGGCCATCAAAGCCGTCCAAGTCCAGGCGGCCGATCCCCTGACTGTAGGGTCGGAACTGGCTAAATATCTGACCAAGCTGGATAAGACACAGAGCATTGCCCTGCAAGAGATAGCCCGCGCCTGGTATGGCCGCCGATCCATCTGGACGGGGGGCATTGCCTATGGCGTCCAGTGGTCTCGCCAAACGGCCGAACAGGCACAAATGCAACGCTTGTCCGAACGGCCCCTGAGCAAGACCGGGCGCCACGTGCAACGCCGATGGATGCGGGGGCAATGGCAGGATACGCCCATGGACATCCAGGCGCCGGTAAAAACCGCCGAACAGTGGGCGCATCCGCTGACCGTGGCAGCCGATGGGGAACGGGTGACCGTCCGGGCCCGCGACGCGGCGCTGGATCGAAGAGCTCTGACGTTGCAGCGCCCGCATCGGACGGCATGGTGGCAGACCGACTGGGACGAACAGGACGCGGCGCAAGTGGCCCGACAAAACGCCGTGTTACGGGGCTTGCCTACCCGGCCGGCGCGATGGACGCCGGAGCGGCTGCAATTTTATCTGTCCCTCGCGGTGTGGATATGGCTCAGCAAGCTGTGGGATGCCGTATGGCCGGTCGGCACGGGCCGGGAAGTTGAAGCCGGGATTCGGGCGTTATGTACGTGGTATGACGAATCATGCACAACATCTAGGATATCGGCCTAATCACAAATACCATATGTAGAGAGGAGGGAAAAGGATGCCGTTAGTGCAATGCCCGCAGTGTGGGCGGGCGCATAAAAGCCAGGCGAAAAAGCGGTGGCATTGTACCGCGTGTGGCACGCTCTGGGATGCCTCGGGCCGGGTGGTGACGGGACGGCCGCTCAAACCCGGCGACACCTCCAAAGCCCTGGCGGCCCGCGGCCTCAAGCCGAAGGCCGAACGGGAAAGCGTTCCCCAACCTGAACCGCCGAAGCAAGAACAGCCGAAAAAAAAGCGGTTTTGGGATGTCGAGGTTCTTTGATAATGCGCCGACCGTGGACCACTAAAGAACGCGAACAGGCACTCGCGTTGTATGCGGAAGGCATTCCTATCGGCGAGATAGCGGACCGCCTGGGTCGCACACCCGGCAGTATATCGACGCTCATCCGAGTATGGGGAACACCAAACCGGCACAGGCGCTGGACCACTGAGGAAGATCAGCTATTGGCCGAATGGGAATCCCTTGGGGAGATTGCCCGCCGGTTGGGACGCAGTTATACCGCCGTGAGGTTACGGCGCCACCAATTACTGAGGAGGCATGATCATGGAGATATTTGAGGCCGGGTTCTTGGGCGATGGGTGGAAAGTCGTATGGGATAAGTCCAAGGCCAAGTATCGGATCGTCGAGGAAAATTGGTCGTCAGGATATCGGTCGGTAGAGTTTAACGAAAAGGAATTCCGCAAGCTGTGGGGAGCTATGGGCGATCTCATAAAGGCCCGCGAGGCCGGGGAGGTATGACATGCCGGTACCAAATAGCATTATCCTTACCTGGGCCCGGAACATCCTGGACGCACTGGGAGCGCCGCCGACCCCGGCGAATATGACCATCATGGCCGGCTGGATCGTGGGGGAACATGGCTGGAACTGGGATGGCACTGGGAACAATCCGATGAACACGACCTGGAACATGCAGGCGCCCGGGGAACACAGTATCAATTCCGTGCATGTCCAGGCTTACCCAACGGCTCAAGTCGGGCTACAAGCGACCTTGAACACGCTCCAACAGCCGGAGTACGCCCCCCTTGTCCAGGCACTCCAGGCAGGGGATCCCAACGCCTTTTGGTCGTCGGATGGGGAAAAGGCCCTCGCGACATGGGGGGGATCGGCATCCTATCCGTCTTACCTGAAGTCAGTAGTGGATTCGGTATCAGGAATCCCGTCCCAATATCTCGCAGCCGGCACCGTGGCTACCCTGCCCAGCGTCAGCGTGCAAAGCGTCCTGAATGATCTGAAAGCCGGAGCCCAAAGTCTGGCCGACGTATTGGGGCTGAAGCAATTCCTCACGGGCGGCAACAGTCAAGACCTCCTCATCGGGGCCGCCATCGGGATCTTGATCCTCGTGTTAGTGGCAGAAGGTGTGGAAAATGTCTGACGTGATGCTGGACAAGCCGCCGGCCTTGGACACAGATATGGGGGGGCTACCGGCGCTCGCGGATCCATCGACCACCGGGACACCGGCGCCCGCCAGTGAGCCGACCGCAGGCAGTCGCTGGACCCCGGAAGTGGTGAAAATTCTCATGGCGGGGCTTTTTAATGCGGCCGCCGCTTGGCGCGGACCGCATTGGGCCTGGATCGATGAGGAAGGCGATCCGCTCATTGAGCCGACGGCCCAAGTATTCAACATGACGCCCGGATTGAAAGACCTAGCGCCGGAGCATATGGCTATCGCCGTCGTGGTCGCCGGATACGGCACCATGGTCGCCAAACGCCTGGCGTGGGATGCCCAGTTACGAGCGGCCCAAAAGCCGGAGCGGCCGCCGGCGCCGCAAGAATCCCCTGGCGCGGGAGGCAGCCCGTATGGCCCGAATCGCTTGGCTTAAGCGGCCGTGGTGGCAATCCCTGACAGGCTGGGGGTTGCGGATAAATCTTTGGTGGGCGTTTTATCTCGGAATCATGATTCTACCGCCGAAAGTAGCCCGCTTGTTGGCTTATGACTGGGTGTACCGGCAATTTGTTGTCCCACGTTGGCCGGAAGTCGCATGGGTATCGTGGGTCCTGTGGGTAGAGGGGGAGTGCAGATGACCAATAAAGAACGTTTGGAAGAACTAGAGAAACGGATCGGGGATGTCCGGGGCCTACCGGGCGGAATCGGCATGATGCTCAAGAGTATCGTGATCCCGCAACTCAAGACCGTCCCGGAAAGTGAGGCCCATAAGGTACGGGAAGCCGTGCGGCATATCGTCGAGACGCTTAAGGATGTGTTTGACGTATGACGGATCGCTGGGCGCTTCGGGCGGCCGATAAAGTCACCATCATCGGGCCGAACGGGTCCGGGAAGTCGTTTTTGGCGCTGGGCTATGTCGCGCATATGCCCAGCGTGATTGTCCATGATCCCAAGCATGAGATCGAATTGCCGGATTTTGTGATAATATCACGGGCCGAGGACATGCTCCGCCACCCGCGGGTCATTTGGCGGTCGCCGCAACTGGCGGATCCCGTGGACGCCGGCAATTGGGCCGGCTATGCGGCCCTCCAGCGGAAGCACACCTGTTTGTATCTCGATGAGGCGGCATTAGTCACAACAGCGAACCGGATCGGGCCGTGGCTCCGGGCCGCGATCATTACCGGGCGGTCCCAAGGCGTCGGCGTCTGGGCGGCGACCCAGCGGCCCAAGGACGTGTCGAACCTCTTTTTCTCGGAAGCACATGCGATTCTCGTGTCCCCGCTTCTCGTCGGTTTTGATGTAGAAAAGGTCAAGGGCTTTGTGCCCGAAGATTATTTGTCACTACGAAACAAGGAGTTTCCACCGTTTTCCTTTTATGCGGTACGACGAGGGGAGAAACACGGTCGGCTCATTCGCGCCGGCTCATAAGGAGGTATCCCTCGTGAAACTCACCATCGGGGACATGGTGAAGATCGGCCTCGTGGCCGCGGTGTTTATTTGGCTGCTCAAGCTAGTGTTCAAACTGGTCAACATTCCGGGCATTTCGCCGGCTGTAGAGAACCTGTAAGGGGGGCCGCCGAATATGCGCCGAGTGATTCGTCAAATTGCCACCTTTCCCTATAACGGGGCCGGGCAAACGAACATCCTCATCCCGCGGACCGGCTACCTCAGTCGGCTGTGGATCCGCTTTAACGGCACACTGGACAACACGGGGACCGCGGCCGGCACCGCAGGTTATCGGGCGCCGTGGAGCCTCATCCAAAATGCCCGCCTGAACGTCAACGGAAACCTCTATCCGCTGGCAGCCGACGGCTATGGCTATGAAGGATTGGCCCGCGTCATGCGGCCGGGTTACCAAGATAACAGCCAAATGGGCGTGGCGGTCGGGAACAACCCGGTGGAATTTACCACCCAAATGCCGGTGACGGTGACCGACGCCAACATGACGGGCATTTTATGGGTCGGGAACTCCGAGACCACGACATACTTGGAAATCACCACCCGGTCGGCGACGGATCCGGCGTTCTTTTCGGGGACCGCCACCTTGACTGGGACGTTTGAAGTCTGGAGCGAGTCGTTCCTGTTCAATGCGAACGAACAAAAACCGGACCTGAGCACGCTGCATAACTTTACGGTGCTCCGGCAGCCCATCGTGGGGACCGGCCAGCAATACGTCAACCTCCCCACCCTCAACCAAGTGTATCTCCGCATCATGCACGTGATTGAGAACAACGGTGTGGCGCTCGGATATACGCCGGGGATGACGTTCCAGTTACAGATTGAGGACTACGAGTCGCCGGAAACCTGGACCGATGGCGAACTGAACGCCCGGCAGAACTATCTGTATCTCGGGAAGCTGCCCGTCTCCACCGGATTCCGCGTCTATGACGAGTACTGGACCCGGACGCTCCGGGACGTGATCAACTCGACCGGGCTCACGTTGCTCCAGTCCATCGTGACCATCCCGGATAGCGTCACCATCACCGCGCCGGCGAACCTGTATACCTATATCGAATCGCTGAGTCCGTTGGGCTAAGGAGGGATCGGCATGAATCTGGAAGCGCTTTATGGCGCCGGCGCCGCGGCAACGTTGTCGCGGGACGGGGCAACGGCGCTGAGTATGCTCTCCCTCCAGGCCTTGCCGAACGCCGTATCGCCGTTGGATACGCAAAAGGCCATTCAGCAAGCGAAACAACAGGCGGCGGACGCCTGGGGGAACCCGTTGATGTTTGTCCTGGTCGCCGCCCTCATCCTGTGGGCGATGTGGAGGTGGTGATCGTCATGACACACTTTGGCAGCGCCTTTGGAGCGGAGATCAGCGCCAACGGCACCCTCTTTGTGGCGGTGTTGGCGCTGGCCGGACTCGACTTGGTGTTAGGCGTGGGGCGGGCGCTGGCGGCCAAACGGTTTGCGTCCGGGATGCTCCGCTTAACGGCCGCAAAACTGATCCAAGAGCTGGGCTTACCGCTGCTGTTGGCGGTGCTGGGCGTGGCGGATCCGGCCTTTGCGTCTTTGGTGGGCGGCGCGTTATGGCTCGCCATTGTGGCCGAGGCGACCAGTATCGTCGAGCAGATGCGCGGCAAGCAGTCGAGCACGCTCATCCAAGAGGTCATCAAGCTCTTGGCCGGCCTGCATGAGTCCGTGCCGCCGGCGAACGCCTCGCAGACAAACGCGGCGTCGCCACAGCAGCCACCGACAGGGGGAAATTGATATGTCTGATATCGTGGTCCTCCTCATCGCGGTGATTGTGCTCCTCTGGCTGCTCCATTCGGTCTTTAGTGGGTCGGCGAGTACGGCGAGTCCGTACCAAGGGAGCAGCATTGGGACATCCGGCATTGTGGCAGCTGTCGATGCCGGAATCAAAGCGATAGACCAAACAGCTAGCAGTGCCTCAAAAGAATTGGGGTCACTAGCCGTGAAAGTTGAACGCAACGCGATCACCGGGGCGGCAAAAGCCGCGTCGCATTCACCGGTCGCGGTCCCGAGCCAAAAAAGCTATAACGCGGCCGTTGGGGACCAACTCTATCCCGGCATCTCGCTCGGGTCCGCAGCGGCTGGCCTGGTGGGGGGAGTAACCGGGGGCGCAGTCGGGGCAATCATACCAACCACGATCGGCGGCACAATCCAGGGCGCCGTTTCGGGAGTGGAGTCGGTCGGGAAGTTACCGGGAGTCAAGACCGTCGGGAAGTTCCTTGGTACGCAGGCTAGAGACCTGTCCCATTGGGTCGGCAGCCAAGCACATGACTTCACGAATTGGGTCGGGCATCTGCTCTAGGAGGGGAAAACGATGGCACAACACGATCAGAACCTCATCTATGGCGTGATTGCCCTGGCCGTCGGACTTGTCGGCTTTGAATTGTGGAAGAACGGCACTTTGGCCCGCTGGTTTCACCTCGGATCGACCGCAGGGAGCGGCGCGGCAGCCGGGACACCTTCGTCTAGTGGAAGCGGGGCCGGCAGTAATAGTGGGTCCGGCGCCGGTTCTAGCAGTGGGGGGACACTCAGCATATCCGGCGCCGGGCACTATACGGTACAAAAGGGCGATACCTTGTCGGCTATCGCCGCGCGGTATGGCATAAGCCTTGCGGCCTTGGAAGCCGCGAATCCGCAAATCAAAGATCCTAACCTGATTTACCCGGGTGAAACCATCACGATCCCAGGCGGATCGAGCGCCGGCTCTAGCGGCTACGCAGGCGGCGGCACAGGGTCGAGCGTGCCGGTCTCGACGGGATCAAGCGGCACGCATCAGTTTAACGTGTCGCAGACCAAGATGAGCTATACGGTACGGAAGGGCGATACCCTGTCGGCTATCGCCCAGGCACACGGCGTTAGTCTTGCGGCCTTGGAGGCGGCCAATCCCCATATCACGGACCCGAATCTCATCTATCCAGGCGAAACGGTCTATATCCCCACCAGCATCGCCACGAGTACCCAAACTGTGCAGACTTCGACCGGCTCGGTCGTATCGACGGTGACCCGACGGAACGGCCTAACCATTCCCAGTGTCCACGTGTACCGCGGCACAGCCTCCACGGTGACCAATCCGTCAACGGGTCAAGTTGCGCTCGACAAGCGCACCTACTCGCCCTGGCGGTCAAGCACATCAGGGAGTGCCGTCACCGTTCAGCGGGGGCAAAATCTGTGGAGCATCGCGCAGGCGCATGGGCTAAGTTTGTCGGCAATTGAGCGGATGAACCCGCAAATCAAGAATTTCAACCTCATCTACCCGGGTGAGGAGGTGCACGTCTAATGGGTCCGCTCATCCAGGAGCTTGTGCTCAAAGGGCAGGGACGCCTGTACGAGCAAGACTTTTTCTTGGCGGCGACGACAACGCAACCGCAGACGTTTGAGCCGGCGGCAAACTTTGTCTGGATCTTTTATGAGTTCGATCTGGAGCCGCATGACATCAACCTGAGCTTGCAATTGACCGGACCGAACATCGCGGGCAACGCGACGCTCCGAAGCTTGGGACGGCCGCTGGAAGGAGCCTACCTCGCGATTCCAGGCGGCCCGCTGAACGCGACCATGAACAACAACACCGATAGCGGCGCCGTGATCACATTCCGGTACGTCGAACTCACCGCATATTGGTACGCCAAACTGATGAATCCCGCGTATGCCGGCGAGACGGCCGCCTGGACGCATGTGCTCAATCAGGCCAACACGATGCCGGGGGCGCCGGCCGCGAAGGGAGGCGGACGCTAGTGGGTGAGATCCTCAATAGCGGCATGATGTGGCGAGGGTACAACACGGCAGATCCCAACAACTCCTACGCCACCACAACGGCCGGAACGGCCCTGACCCAGGGCTTTACGCAGTACGTGAACCGCGTGATCGTGTACAATCTCGGGCCGGTCCCGTTGTACGTAAAGTTTGGAGGGGTCGCCGCCTCGAACACCAGCTATGACATCGTGTTACCGCCGCGCACGGGGTTTGCGGGGGGCCTGAACACGAATGCCGTGTCGGTCTACTCCGCCGATGCGGTGACAGTGTATATAGGCGGGTTCCGGGAGGACAACACCAGCATTTAGGGGTGATAACGTGAGCGAATTTACGATGTTTCCAATCCCGGCCGTCGATGCCCAAACGGGCATTCCCCAAGTGGAATCCGTGCCGGTGGCCGGGGCGCCGGTGATCATCGGCACGTTTAGCTATACCAACTTTACGGCGTCGAGTACGTATAAGGCGATCATGTCCGGCGTGCTGCACCGCAACGCCGCCGCCCGGTCGTTCATCATTGCCAACACCTTGAATGAGGCGCTGACCAGTCTGGACTTCTATCTCTTTGACAGTACGTTGTCTACCTACTCCAACACCGGCGGCGGCCAAAACCTGTCCGATACGAACGGCGTGGCGTCGAACGGCTACGCCCAATACACTTCAGAGGCCGCCGGCATCCTGGCGTTCCATGGCGATTCCGTAATCATCGAGATGGGCATGGGGGCCACGGCGCCGACCACCGGGGAGGTGCAGGTGTACGTCGTGGAGGTGTTTCGCTAATGGCCTCCAAGCGATTCGTAAGGCTTGAACGCGCAGTGGAACGCGAGTACCGAAAGAAGGGATATGGCTTGAAACGGGCACGAAAGATAGGCCGGGCGGTAGCCGGCAAAGTGGCGCAAATGCGGCGCAAGGCGGCCCGTGCGGCCAAACGGGGCGCCCGTAAAGTGTGGCAGAGACATTTATTCTAGGGGGGAACAGTAATGGCGTTAGGACGGCATCATCGGCGGGAGTGTGACTGCGCGTTTTGCCGGCGGGCGGCGGAACTCCACCGCCATCGGCATCATCATCGCCAGCATCGGCGGCATCGAAGGGAGCGGGCGTAATGAACGCGGATAAAGTGGGTTTCTGGGTGAGTGGAGGCATCATGGTGTTGGCCTTGCTCTGGGCCGTATGGAGACTCGGGAAGGAGGCCGGCGCGGTTCGAGCGCACCGAGAACGCGATTTTGCGGATTTGCGGAAAAAAGTCTTGGATCTCGAATGGCAGCGGACTGAAGGAAAGGAGTTGTAATCGTCATGGCATTAAATGGTGGAAGCGGTATGGCAGCATCGGGGTGGGGAACCGGTTACAATAACGGGAGTA contains:
- a CDS encoding hypothetical protein (SPTR: Putative DNA-packaging protein), which produces MTDRWALRAADKVTIIGPNGSGKSFLALGYVAHMPSVIVHDPKHEIELPDFVIISRAEDMLRHPRVIWRSPQLADPVDAGNWAGYAALQRKHTCLYLDEAALVTTANRIGPWLRAAIITGRSQGVGVWAATQRPKDVSNLFFSEAHAILVSPLLVGFDVEKVKGFVPEDYLSLRNKEFPPFSFYAVRRGEKHGRLIRAGS
- a CDS encoding hypothetical protein (KEGG: ang:ANI_1_1156024 hypothetical protein~SPTR: Similarity to hypothetical protein 2SCG18.24 - Streptomyces coelicolor), producing MSDIVVLLIAVIVLLWLLHSVFSGSASTASPYQGSSIGTSGIVAAVDAGIKAIDQTASSASKELGSLAVKVERNAITGAAKAASHSPVAVPSQKSYNAAVGDQLYPGISLGSAAAGLVGGVTGGAVGAIIPTTIGGTIQGAVSGVESVGKLPGVKTVGKFLGTQARDLSHWVGSQAHDFTNWVGHLL
- a CDS encoding Peptidoglycan-binding lysin domain protein (PFAM: LysM domain~TIGRFAM: spore coat assembly protein SafA~InterPro IPR002482:IPR018392~KEGG: tmr:Tmar_0530 spore coat assembly protein SafA~PFAM: Peptidoglycan-binding lysin domain~SMART: Peptidoglycan-binding Lysin subgroup~SPTR: Putative uncharacterized protein lytE3), encoding MAQHDQNLIYGVIALAVGLVGFELWKNGTLARWFHLGSTAGSGAAAGTPSSSGSGAGSNSGSGAGSSSGGTLSISGAGHYTVQKGDTLSAIAARYGISLAALEAANPQIKDPNLIYPGETITIPGGSSAGSSGYAGGGTGSSVPVSTGSSGTHQFNVSQTKMSYTVRKGDTLSAIAQAHGVSLAALEAANPHITDPNLIYPGETVYIPTSIATSTQTVQTSTGSVVSTVTRRNGLTIPSVHVYRGTASTVTNPSTGQVALDKRTYSPWRSSTSGSAVTVQRGQNLWSIAQAHGLSLSAIERMNPQIKNFNLIYPGEEVHV